In Vigna unguiculata cultivar IT97K-499-35 chromosome 3, ASM411807v1, whole genome shotgun sequence, a single genomic region encodes these proteins:
- the LOC114177391 gene encoding probable strigolactone esterase DAD2, with the protein MASKRCLSQALNARIRGSGAETLVLAHGYGMEQSMWDKVVPLLAENYRVVTFDWVCAGSVKNEKLYDPVKYSSYEAFADDLITLLQEMNLKAVTYVGSSMSGIIGCIASVKTPQLFKTLILVGSSPRFLNSDDYEGGFNRSDIEQLLSNIENNYENFVSAFASLIADPSNEESVKKYEEGLKNMGGEVGLSLAKTIFYSDWREVLEKVETPCTIIQTKKDAAVPLSVALYMQNKIKGKVRLEMIDTLGHFPQITAHLHFVQVLKDVLGS; encoded by the exons ATGGCATCTAAAAGGTGTCTTTCGCAGGCTTTGAATGCCAGAATCCGAGGATCTGGCGCTGAAACTTTGGTGTTGGCTCATGGCTACGGAATGGAGCAATCGATGTGGGACAAAGTGGTTCCCTTGCTTGCCGAAAACTACCGTGTTGTTACGTTTGATTGGGTTTGTGCTGGAAGTGTGAAGAACGAGAAACTCTACGACCCTGTGAAGTATTCCTCATACGAAGCTTTTGCCGATGACTTGATCACTCTGTTGCAGGAGATGAACCTTAAAGCTGTCACTTATGTCGGAAGCTCCATGTCTGGCATCATTGGTTGCATTGCCTCTGTCAAAACTCCTCAACTCTTCAAAACCCTAATTCTCGTTGGTTCTTCCCCAAG GTTTCTGAATTCAGATGATTATGAGGGAGGCTTTAACAGGTCAGATATAGAACAGTTACTGTCCAACATAGAAAACAACTATGAAAACTTTGTTTCTGCATTCGCTTCACTGATAGCAGATCCAAGTAATGAAGAAAGTGTGAAGAAATATGAAGAGGGTTTGAAGAACATGGGAGGTGAAGTTGGTCTCTCCTTAGCCAAAACCATATTCTACTCTGATTGGAGAGAGGTTCTTGAGAAGGTGGAGACTCCATGCACTATCATTCAGACCAAAAAGGACGCTGCTGTTCCGCTCAGCGTAGCACTGTACATGCAGAACAAAATCAAAGGGAAAGTTAGGTTGGAGATGATAGACACGCTTGGCCATTTTCCCCAGATAACTGCACACCTTCACTTTGTCCAAGTGCTCAAGGATGTTCTTGGTTCATAA